CATGTGGTCGTCGGCCAGCCATTGCAGGAAGGCCCGCGCTTCGGCCACGGCCGCTTCGGGCACCGTGGCAGGGGGATTCGCCAGCTCCGCGATCGCGATCTCCAGGCGCGCCAGCATCGGCCGCCAGTCGCGCACCGAGTGCCGCACGTCCGCCAGCACGCGCGTGATGCCGGCCTCCAGCGCCTCGCGCTGCTCCTCGTCGATCAGCCGGTCGATCTCGATGTGCATCCAGGATTCGCGCGGTGCCTTCTCGGACTTCGCGCGGGGCAGGATTTCCAGCAGCTGCCCGTTGGCGTCGCGTTCCACGGCGAAGATCGGGTGCACGATCAGGTGCAAGGTCAGGCCCTGCCGGTTGATCTCCAGGGTGGTGGAGTCGACCAGGAAGGGCATGTCGTCATTGACGATCTGGATCACCGAGTGGCGCGTGTTCCAGCCGCCCTCGGCCGCGGACGGACTGAAGATGCGGATCCTGGGCTGGCCGGGCTCGCGCGCGGCGCCCAGCGCCAGGTGCATCTGCAAGGCGGCCAGCAGGTCTTCGGGCGTGCGCTCGGCGAGGTCCTGCTCGTCGATGCGTCGGAAGTATTCGGGGGCGATGGCCTGGACTTGCTTGAGCCGGGCGGCGTCCAGTTTTGTTTCGGCGAGCGCGAGGACGGCTTCGACGGGCTTGTGCAGTTGGGGAATGGGGGCGTTCATGAGGCTTCTTTCCCGGCCGCTTGTGACAGCCGCGCACGAACTCTAGGACTGCCCGCTGCCCGGCGCAAATGCCAGTTGGATGCCCGGTTATGCGCGAATTGCATAACCGTCCTTCTGCCTCGAAGAAGGCTCAGTGAAGGACCGCTTAAGCGCCGAGGAAGAGCTGCTGCAGGTCGCTCAGGAAGTCGAAGCCGCGCTGGGTCGGCCGCACATGGGTCAGGTCGCGCTCGATCAGGCCCTTGTGCTCGGCATCGCGCAAAGGCTGCTCGATCGCGCTGAGCGGCAAGCCCGTGCGTTCGCCGAATCGCGCCAGCGCGAAGCCTTCGCGCAGGCGCAAGGCGTTGAGCATGAACTCGAAGGGCAGTTGCGCGCGCGGCACCGCCTCGCTTTGCGCCACCGCGTCACCGGCCAGCGCCTTCTCCATGTAGAGCCGCGGCTCGCGATAGCGCACCTGCCGCACCACACGGTGCGGAAAGCTCAGCTTGCCGTGCGCGCCGGCCCCGATGCCCAGGTAGTCGCCGAACTCCCAGTAGTTGACGTTGTGCCAGCAACGGTGCCCCGGCTTGGCATAGGCCGAGACCTCGTAGCGCTGGTAGCCGGCATGCGCGCTCATTTCCGTGATGCGGTCGAGCATGGCGTAGGCCAGGTCGTCATCGGGCACGCGCGGCGGGAACTTGGCGAAGTAGGTGTTGGGCTCGATGGTGAGGTGATAGACCGACAGGTGCGGCGGCATGAAGCCGATCGCCTGGGCCAGGTCGTCTTCCAGCTGCGCCATGGTCTGCCCCGGCAGGGCATACATGAGGTCGAGGTTGAAGGTGTCGAAGGCGAGCGCCGCCTCTTCCAGCGCAGCGACCGCCTGCGCGCGGTCGTGCACCCGGCCCAGCGCCTTCAGCTGCGCATCGTTGAAGCTCTGCACGCCCACCGACAGGCGGGTCACGCCGGCGGCGCGAAAGGCGCGGAAGCGCTCCTTCTCGAAGGTGCCGGGGTTCGCCTCCAGCGTGATCTCGCAGTCCGGCGTGAGCTTCAGGCGCGCGCGCACGTCGGCCAGCAGCCGGTCGATGCCCTTCGGCGAGAACAGGCTGGGCGTGCCGCCACCGATGAAGATGCTGTGCACCACGCGCCCCCACACCAGCGGCAGCGCCGCCTCGAGGTCGGCCACCACCGCATCGAGGTAGCGCTGCTCCGGCAGCTCGCCCGAGGCGATCTCGTGCGAATTGAAGTCGCAGTACGGGCACTTGCGCAGGCACCAGGGCAGGTGCACGTACAGCGACAGCGGCGGCATCGCCGACAGGTTCAGGGTGCCGGGGCGCAGGTAATGTTGGACGAGGTCGATCACGCCCCGATTGTCCGCCGGGCCGCCCCAAGGACAATTGCGCCCCCTCGGGGGGCCGGGCTGCGGCTCTGCCGCAGACCTGGGGGGTCAATTGTCCGCCGGGCCGCCCCAAGGACAATTGCGCCCCCTCGGGGGGCCGGGCTGCGGCTTGCCGCAGACCTAGGGGGTGGTCATCCATGCTTCGCGGATGAGGTCAACCATTTGCCTGGCCGCCTTGCCGCGATGGCTGTTCGCGTTCTTCACCTCGGACGGCAGCTGCGCGAAGGTCTTGCCCAGCGCCGGGATGAACATCACCGGATCGAAGCCAAAGCCATTGGCCCCGACGGGTTCGCGCGTGATCTCGCCGGCCGCGCGGCCGACCGCGATCAGCGGCTCGGGATCCTCGGGCGTGCGCACCGCCACCAGCGTGCTGACCAGCGCCGCGCGCCGGTCGGCCACGCCTTGCATCTGCTCGAGCAGGGCGCGCACGTTGTTGGCGTCGCCTTTCTCATAGCCGAACTGCGTCGCGTAATAGGCGGTGTCCACGCCAGGCTGGCCGTCGAAGGCATCGACGCACAGGCCGGCGTCATCGGCGATGGCCGGCAGATGACCCTCGCGCGCGGCGTGGCGCGCCTTGGCCAGCGCGTTCTCGACGAAGGTGCGGTGCGGCTCCTCGGCCTCGCCGATGCCCAACTGCGACTGCGGCACGAGTTCGATGCCCAGGGGCGCGAACATGGCCTGCAGCTCGGCGAGCTTGCCGGCGTTGTTGGAGGCCAGGATGATCTTCTGGATCATCCCGGTTTCACTGGGCCAAGGCCTGGCGCTGCAGGCCGATCAGTTCGCCGATGCCCTTTTCCGCCAGGCGCAGCAGTTCGTCCATCTCGGCGCGCGTGAAGGCGACGCCCTCGGCCGTGCCCTGCACCTCGACGTAGTGGCCCTTGCCGGTCATCACCACGTTCATGTCGGTGTCGCAGCCGACGTCTTCGACGTATTCCAGGTCCAGCAGCGGCGTGCCCTCGACGATGCCGACCGACACCGCCGCCACCGGCGACAGGATCGGCGACTCGATCAGCTTGCCCTCGGCAGCCAGCTTGTTCACCGCATCCTGAGCGGCGACGAAGGCGCCGGTGATGGCCGCGGTGCGCGTGCCGCCATCGGCCTGAAGCACGTCGCAATCGAGCTGGATGGTGCGCTCGCCCAGCCGCTTGAGGTCGAACACGGCGCGCATGGAGCGGCCGATCAGGCGCTGGATCTCCTGCGTGCGGCCGCTTTGCTTGCCGCGCGCGGCCTCGCGGTCGCTGCGGGTATGGGTCGAGCGCGGCAGCATGCCGTATTCGGCCGTGACCCAGCCTTCGCCGCTGCCGCGCTTGTGCGGCGGCACTCTTTCCTCGACCGAGGCGGTGCACAGCACCTTGGTGTTGCCGAACTCGACCAGCACCGATCCTTCGGCATGCATGGTGTAGCCGCGCGTGATGCGGATGGGGCGCAATTGATCCGGCGCGCGGCCGGCGGAGCGGGTGAACATGGCTAGGGACTGAGGGATTTGCTGCAAGGAACCTGGCATTGTGCCTTGGAGCGCGTGGGCACCGGAACTGGCGGACGCCAGGCCGTGGTTCCCGGTCCCCGGCCGCTAGGACTTCCGAGCGGCGGAGCGCCGGATGGCCTCGTTGATCTCGGCGATGGAGCGCTCGATGGCGGCGTCGTCGAGGTCGTCGACCAGGGTGTCGAGCACGCCTGCCTGGATGGTGGAGGCGAAGACGCCGTCGCTGATGCTGTCGGTGGAAATGCCGCGGGTCGATTCGAAGTTGTCGGGCGTTTCCCACTCCAGCGCGATCACCGTCACGTTGTCGCTGGAAGGCCCGGCGCTGCGCAGGGCCGACTCGACCAGTTCGGGCACGGCTTCGGAGACCGGCTGGCCCGAGAGCTGCCGCACGATCTCGGCCTCCGGCAGGCTGCCCCACAGGCCGTCGGAACACAGCAGGATCTTGTCGCCCTCCTGCAGCGTGACCGGACCGGTGACGTCGAACACCGGCTTGGTCGGGGAGCCCAGGCAGGTGAACAGGATGTTGCGGTTGATGCGGTCCAGGCGCACCACGCCCACGGCGCTTTGCTGCTCCAGGTAGGAGTGGTCGCGCGTGCGCGTGAGCAGTTCGCCCTCGCGCACCACGTACAGGCGCGAGTCGCCGCAGTGCGCCCAGGTCGCCGAAGTGCCCTGCACCACGGCCGCCACCAGCGTGGTGCGCGGCGTGTCCAGCATGCCCTTCTCGCTGGCGTAACGGATGATCTGGTGGTGCGCGGCCATCACCGCCATGGACAGGAACTCGGTCGGGTCGGCCACGACCGGCCGGGCTTCCTTCTGGTAGAGGGCCGACACGGTCTGCAGCGCCAGCTGCGCGGCCACCTCGCCTTCCGGATGGCCGCCCATGCCGTCGGCCAGAAGGAACAGGCCCGACTCCCGGGTGTAGCAATAGCCCATCCGGTCTTCGTTCTTCTCGCGGCCGCCCTTGCGGCTGATCTGGAAGACGGAGAATTTCATGGTGTGCCCCCGCCTCATTTGGCCCTGCCGCCGAAGCCGGTGGCGGCGACACGCTTCACGGTCTTCTTGGTGTCCGAGACCATGTTGTCGAACTGCAGGCGCATCTTCTCGCCCACGGAGAGCTTGGTGTAGCGGCGCTCGCCTTCGCGGCTCAACTCCTTCTGGAGCGCGAACACCGATTGCGGGCGCGAGAGCGGGTCGAGCGACATGCACCACTCGACCACCTCGATCAGGTTGTCCGAGTACACCCCGCGCAGCCGCGACAGCGCCAGCGCCAGCCGGTCCTTCTCGAGCCGCTGCGGCGCATCGTTCGGCGGATAGCCCTGCATGCAGGCGTAGATGCACGCGCCGATGGCGTAGATGTCGGTCCACGGCCCCATGGACGAGTCGCGCCGGTACATCTCCGGCGCGGCGAACCCCGGCGTGTACATCGGGCGGATGAAGTTGCCTTCCTTGGACAGCACTTCGCGCGCGGCCCCGAAATCGATCATCACCGCCTTGTTGTCGTCGGTGATGAAAATGTTGGCAGGCTTGATGTCCAGATGCAGCATCTTGTGCTGGTGCACGATGCGCAGGCCGCGCAGGATCTCGTCGAACAGCGAGCGGATGGTCGATTCGCGGAAGACCTTCTGCTTTTTCAGTTCGCGCGCGGTGATGATGAAGTCCTGCAGGGTCGCGCCCTCCAGGTAGTTCATCACCATATAGACGGTTTCGTTCTCGCGGAAGAAATTGAGCACGCTCACCACCGAGGCGTGCGAGATCTGCGCCAGCGAGCGGCCTTCCTCGAAGAAGCTCTTGAGACCGAGGCGGTACAGGGAGAGTTTTTCCGGCTGCACCTGCGGCAGCAGTTCGCCGGGGGCGCGCGTGGCGAGCGACGCGGGCAGGTATTCCTTGACGGCCACCTGCTGGCCCTCGTTGTCCACCGCCAGGTAAACCACGCCGAATCCGCCCGCCGAAAGCTTGCGAACCACGCGATAACCGCCGATCACGGTATCGGGCGGCAGCGGCGCTGGTTTGACCTTTGACATATTCAGGAATGTAGGGTCAACTGCTGCAACCCGGTAATGCTCGCAATCCCGGTACCACCCCGACCCCCTAGGAACCTCGATGCCAGTTTACAGCATGACCGGCTATGCGAGCGCGCAGCACAGTGCCGCGCCGCCCGCCACGAGTCGCCTCGGGCTGGAGATCCGCTCCGTCAACAGCCGCTTCCTGGATCTCACATTCCGCCTGTCCGAAGAACTGCGCCCCTTTGAGCCGCAGCTGCGGGAAATGATCGCCGCGCGCCTGAAGCGCGGAAAGGTGGAAGTGCGCGCCGGTGTCGAATCCGCAACAGGCGAGGCCGTGCGCGAGCCCTCGGCGCGCCTGCTGCAGCGGCTTTCGAGCCTGCAGGACACGGTGCGCGCCTGGCTGCCCGAGGCCAAGGCCCTTTCGGTGGCCGACGTGTTGCGTATGTCCACCACCGACGGCGGCAACGGCGTCGACTGGGGCGAGGCGCTGTTACAACTGGCCGGCGCCACCCTGGGTGAGCTCACGGCAGCGCGCGAGCGCGAAGGCGCGCGCCTGGCGGCCATGCTGCTTGGGCACCTGGCGCAATTGCGCGAGCTCGCGCGCCAGGCCCGGCCCATGGTGCCGCAACTGGTCGAACAGCAGCGCGCGCGCTTCCTGGAACGCTGGAAGGAAGCCATGGCGCTGGCCGAAGGCGCGGCCATCCCGGAGGCGGCCCAGGACCGGGCGCTTTCCGAGGCCACGGCCTTCGCCATCCGCATCGACGTGGCCGAGGAACTGACCCGGCTGGCATCGCACATCGACGAGATCGAGCGCCTGGTCGGCAAAGGCGGCGAAATCGGCAAGCGGCTCGATTTCCTGATCCAGGAACTGCACCGCGAGGCCAACACGCTGGGCTCGAAATCGGCGGCGCTGGAGCTCACCCGCATCTCGGTGGACATGAAGGTCCTGATCGAGCAGATGCGCGAGCAGGTCCAGAACGTCGAGTAGCGCGAACGAGCGCACTGTTTTTGCCGCGGGTCAACACCCGTGCCCCGGCCGAGGGAGTAAGGTGAGGCCATCGTCGCCCGATCCCTGGAGGCCGCCATGAGCTCCCCCCTCAAGCAGTTGCTGGTTCATTTCGACGATTCGCCGGCCGCGCTCAAGCGCCTGGACGTCGCGCGCCGCCTCGCCGCGGCCCAGGGCGGGCTGGTCACGGCGCTGTACGCGGTAACCCCCACCCTGATGGACGTGCCCTTCGCCGCCGAGGCCGGCGCGGCCGCGGTCGCCGCCTTGCGCGACATCGACTGCCAGCGCCAGCAGCGTGCCCGCGCCGGTTTCGAGCTGGCCCTGGACGAATCGCCCGGCGTGCGCGCCCACTGGGCCGAGGCGACGGCCTACCCTGTCGCTGCCGCCCTGGCCGCGCAGGCCTTCTATGCCGACCTGCTGGTGCTGGGCCAGCCCGACCCCAAACTGCCGGACACGCGGGGGCTGGTCGAAAGCGTGTTGAATGCCAGCGGCAAGCCGGCGCTGGTGGTGCCCCATGCCGAAACGCCGCAGGCCGTCGGCGAGACGATCGCAATCGCCTGGAAGCCGGCCCGCGAAGCGGCCCGCGCGCTGGCCGCGGCCGTGCCGCTGCTGCAGCGCGCCCGCGAGGTCCACGTGATGAGCTGGGGCCCGCAGGAGGACGACGGCGTCCGCGGCTCGCACCTGAACCTGGATGGCTACCTGCACGAGCGCGGCATCCAGCCGCAGTGGCATCGCGAACCGGCCGAGCCCGACTTCATCGGCGAGCTGCTGCTGTCGCGCGCCTTCGACCTCGGCGCCGACCTGCTGGTGATGGGCTGTTACGGCCACAGCCGGGCGCGCGAATGGGTGCTGGGGGGCGCTTCGCGCACCGTGCTGCGCTCGATGACGATCCCGGTCCTGATGGCCCACTAAACAAAGGTTATCGCCTGCCAAAAGGCGCTATGGCCCACTAAAGGCAGAGGTGAATGGCCGCTGATAACATCCACGGATGGACTACCCCGGTAACCTGTTCGTGGTCGCCGCCCCCAGCGGCGCGGGCAAGTCGAGCCTGGTAAAGGCGCTGCTGGAGCTCGATTCGCGGGTGCAGCCCTCGGTATCGCACACCACGCGGGCCCCACGCGGCCAGGAAAAGCACGGGCGCGAGTACTTCTTCGTGTCGCCGCAGGAGTTCGACGCCATGGTGCAGGCCGACGGCTTCGTCGAGTGGGCGCATGTGCACGGCCACCGCTACGGCACCTCCAAGAAGATGATCGAGGAGCGGATCGCCCAGGGGGCCGACGTGATCCTCGAGATCGACTTCCAGGGCGCCCTGCAGGTCCGGCGTGTTTTCGCCAACGCCGTGCTGATCTTCATCCTGCCTCCCAGCTGGGAAGAGTTGCGCTCGCGCCTGGAGCGGCGCGGCGAGGATGCGCCCGAAGTGATCGAACTGCGGCTGCGCAATGCCGCCGAAGAGATGTCCCAGGCCCGGGAATTCGATTTCGTTATAATCAACGAGTTATTCGAGCGAGCGCTTTTCGACCTGAAAGCGATCGTGCACGCCCAGCGGCTGAAGTTCCCGGCGCAGCGCCGCGCCCGCGCCGACACCTTCAAGGCCCTCAACATCACCTGATCTTCGGAGACAACCATGGCCCGCATCACCGTTGAAGACTGCCTCGAGAAGATCCCGAACCGCTTCCAGCTCGTGCTCGCCGCGACCTACCGCGCCCGCATGCTGAGCCAGGGCCACGCGCCCAAGATCGAGAGCAAGAACAAGCCCGGCGTCACCGCCCTGCGCGAGATCGCCGACGGCAAGGTCGGGCTGGAGATGCTGAAAAAGGTTCCGGGCTGAGCCAGGTTCCGGGATCTCCCGAAGAAAAGCACCGCCGCCGCGGTGCTTTTTTATTGGCGCTTGCCACGCGGCCGGCGTGCACATCACGAACTCGACAAGCGTTGAGCGGCGGGCGAGTACGTCGCGCTGCGATGTCGGTTTGTAAGAGCTGATTCATCAACTGGCGCTCCGCGGGGCGGACGGCTACCTTGGCGGTCCTCTGATTTCCCGCAAGGAGTTGCCATGCCCTCGATTCTCGAATCGCTATCCGACAGCTTCGGCCCCGGCGTCGTCGACGACATCGGCAAGGCCTTGAGCGCCGACCCCTCGGCGGTCACCAAGGGCTTGGGCGTGGTCGGCCCGCTGCTGATGTCCGGCATGGCGAAGCAGGCTGCGGCGCCTGGCGGCGCCGAGTCGCTGATGAAGTTGTTGCCCGAAGGCACCGGGGGTCTTCTCGGCAGCCTCGGTGGACTGCTGGGCGGACTGACCGGCGGCGCGGCAGGCGGCCAGGCCAGCCCCGCGTCCGCCTTGCTCGGCCCCGGCGTGAACGCCATCGGCGGCGCACTGTCCCGTTCGCTGGGTTTCAATGTGACGCCGCTGCTGGGCATGGCCGCTCCCGCCCTGCTCGGCCTCGTGAGCCAGGCGGTGCAGTCGAAGAAGCTGGACGCCGGCGGACTGGCATCGATGCTCGGCCAGGAGAGCAGCGCCTTCGCGAGCAACCCGGCGAACAAGGAGACCCTGGCGCTCGTGTCGTCGGCCGTGGCATCGGGGGACAAGGCGACGGCGACGATCGCGTCCTACGGCGACAGCTGGAAGCATGTGGCCGCCGGACCGGCCGCGGCATTGTTCATGGTGTCGACCTCCGACTTGTCCGGCCCGGTCGGCTCGGTCAAGGAGGTGCAGGCCGCCGGAAAGGTGCTGCTCGACGCCGCCGGCAAGGCGGATCCCGCGTCGGTGCTGTCAGCGGCGTTTGGCGGCGGCCTGACCACGGACATGGCCAGCCAGGTGAAGGCGCTCGCGCCCACCAAGGACAAGCTGATCGACATCATCAAGGCCGGCGCTGCGGCAGTGGCCGCGAAGTCACCGGCCGAGTTGCAGGCCTACAAGAGCACGATCCTGCAAGTCGCCCAAGCCAGCGCCGAAGCCTCGAAGGAAGGCGGCTTTCTCGGCATCGGCGGCACGCTGGTGAGCAAGGACGAGCAGGCCGCGCTCGACACGATCAAGGCTGCCCTGGGAGGGACGCCGCAGCTCTGACGCCGCACCTGCCCCATTGGGGACTTCCTGGGTCAGCAGCGGCGAACTCTTCCCGGGGCGCTACATTTGAGGCATGAGCGCGGTCCTGGAATCCGCACCGGGCAAGGGCAAGCGCCCCGCCAACCATGCCCGGCCCAGCCCCGCTGCCGCCAACGCGGCGGCGGCGAGCTTTGCCGCGCTCACGGCCCGGCTGGACTACATCGACGCCGCTGACGTCGAACAGGTGCGGCGCGCCTACCGTTTTGCCGACGAGGCCCATCTCGGCCAGATCCGCGCCAGCGGCGAGCCCTACATCACCCACCCCATCGCGGTGGCCTCGCAGTGCGCGGAATGGAAGCTGGACGCTCAGGCCCTGATGGCGGCGCTGCTGCACGACGCGATCGAGGATTGCGGCGTGACCAAGCCCGAGCTGATCGAGCGCTTCGGCGCGCCGGTGGCCGAACTGGTGGACGGGCTCACCAAGCTGGACAAGCTGCAGTTCACCACGCGCGAGGAGAACCAGGCCGAGTCCTTCCGCAAGATGCTGCTGGCGATGGCGCGCGACGTGCGGGTCATCCTGGTCAAGCTGGCCGACCGCTCGCACAACATGCGCACGCTGGAAGACATGCCGCGCGAGAAGTGGAGCCGCATCTCTTCCGAAACGCTGGACATCTACGCGCCGATCGCGCACCGGCTGGGCCTGAATTCGACCTACCGCGAGCTGCAGGAACTCGCCTTCCGGCACCTGCAGCCGTGGCGCCACGCGATCCTGAACAAGGCCGTGTCCAAGGCCCGCAGCCGCCGCCGCGACCTGATCCAGAAAGTGCAGCGCGAGGTGGAGGCGGCGTTCGAGCAGGCCGGCATGCAGGTGCAGATCGCCGGGCGCGAGAAGACGCTCTACTCCATCTACCGCAAGATGGACGAGAAGCACCTGAGCTTCGCGCAGGTGACCGACATCTACGGCTTCCGCATCATCGTGCCCTCGGTACTGGACTGCTACACCGCCATGGGCCTGTTGCACCAGATGTACAAGCCGGTGCCCGGCAAGTTCAAGGACCACATCGCCATTCCCAAGATGAATGGCTACCAGTCGCTGCACACCACGCTGGTGGGACCGTCGGGCGTGAACGTGGAGTTCCAGATGCGCACCGAGGCGATGCACATCGTCGCCGAATCGGGCGTGGCCGCGCACTGGCTGTACAAGGCGAGCAACCCGGGCGAGGATGTCGCCGACCAGTTGGGCACCAAGTGGCTGCAGTCGCTGCTGGACATCCAGCATGAGACACGCGATGCCGCCGAATTCTGGGACCATGTCAAGATCGACCTGTTCCCGGACGCGGTCTATGTGTTCACGCCCAAGAGCCAGATCATGGCGCTGCCGCGCGGCGCCACGGTGGTCGACTTCGCCTACGCGATCCACAGCAACATCGGCGACCGCACGGTCGCGGCCAAGATCAATGGCGTGCAGGTGCCGCTGCGCACCGAACTGAAGAACGGCGACGTGGTCGAGGTCGTCACCGCGCCGGTGTCGACGCCCAACCCGGCCTGGCTCGGCTTCGTGCGCACCGGCCGCGCCCGCTCCAAGATCCGGCACCACCTCAAGTCGCTGGCCCAGGCGGAGTCGCAGGAGCTCGGCGAGAAGCTGCTGACACAGGCGCTGCGTTCCGAGGGCATGGAGCACCTGCCTGCCGACGACGAAAGCAACCACGGCATCTGGGAAAAGCTGCTGCGCTTCACGGGCAACCGCACGCGCGAGGAACTGCTCACCGACATCGGCCTGGGCAAGCGCATCGCCACCATTGTGGCCAAGCGCCTGGTGACCATGCTGGCCGAAAAGGGCGTCAAGCCCGACGCCCTGCTGATCACCCGCGAGCGCTACACCGCCCACGAGAACGTGTCGCAGGGCGAGGTGACGCTGGACGGCAGCGAGAACGCCTCGGTGCAGTTCGCCAGCTGCTGCCGCCCGGTGCCCGGCGATCCGATCGTCGGCTACCTGGGGCGGGGCGAGGGCCTGGTGGTCCACTGCGAGGACTGCGCCGTGGCCAAGCGCCTGCGGCACAAGGACAGCGAGCGCTTCATCAGCGTCGAGTGGGCCGACGAACCGGTGCGGCCCTTCGAAACCAGCCTGCTGGTCACCGTGGCCAACGGCAAGGGCGTACTGGCCCGGATCGCCGCGGCGCTCGCCAGCGCCGAAGCCGACATCACCCACGTGAACATGGGCGAAGAAAAGGCGCAGGATGCGACCGACCTGCGCTTCCTGGTGGCCGTGCGCGACAAGGCGCACCTCGATGCGGCCATCCGCATGCTCAAGCGCACGCCTTCGGTGATGCGCGTGCAGCGGGTGAAGCCGAGCCGCTAGTGCACTGCCCCGGCCTTCAGGCCGGCGCCGGGTACTCCACCCGCAGCACCTCGATCTCGTGCGGCCCGGCCGGCGTCACCAGTTTGACCACGTCGCCCGTGCGCGCCTTCAGCAGCGCCCGCGCAATCGGCGAGATCCAGCTCACCTGTTCCCTGGCGTGGTCGGCTTCGTCGATGCCCATGATGGTAATGGTGCGCTCCTCGCCGGCCTCGTCGACGTAGGTCACCGTGGCGCCGAA
Above is a window of Ramlibacter tataouinensis DNA encoding:
- the hemW gene encoding radical SAM family heme chaperone HemW, whose protein sequence is MPPLSLYVHLPWCLRKCPYCDFNSHEIASGELPEQRYLDAVVADLEAALPLVWGRVVHSIFIGGGTPSLFSPKGIDRLLADVRARLKLTPDCEITLEANPGTFEKERFRAFRAAGVTRLSVGVQSFNDAQLKALGRVHDRAQAVAALEEAALAFDTFNLDLMYALPGQTMAQLEDDLAQAIGFMPPHLSVYHLTIEPNTYFAKFPPRVPDDDLAYAMLDRITEMSAHAGYQRYEVSAYAKPGHRCWHNVNYWEFGDYLGIGAGAHGKLSFPHRVVRQVRYREPRLYMEKALAGDAVAQSEAVPRAQLPFEFMLNALRLREGFALARFGERTGLPLSAIEQPLRDAEHKGLIERDLTHVRPTQRGFDFLSDLQQLFLGA
- the rdgB gene encoding RdgB/HAM1 family non-canonical purine NTP pyrophosphatase translates to MIQKIILASNNAGKLAELQAMFAPLGIELVPQSQLGIGEAEEPHRTFVENALAKARHAAREGHLPAIADDAGLCVDAFDGQPGVDTAYYATQFGYEKGDANNVRALLEQMQGVADRRAALVSTLVAVRTPEDPEPLIAVGRAAGEITREPVGANGFGFDPVMFIPALGKTFAQLPSEVKNANSHRGKAARQMVDLIREAWMTTP
- the rph gene encoding ribonuclease PH; translation: MFTRSAGRAPDQLRPIRITRGYTMHAEGSVLVEFGNTKVLCTASVEERVPPHKRGSGEGWVTAEYGMLPRSTHTRSDREAARGKQSGRTQEIQRLIGRSMRAVFDLKRLGERTIQLDCDVLQADGGTRTAAITGAFVAAQDAVNKLAAEGKLIESPILSPVAAVSVGIVEGTPLLDLEYVEDVGCDTDMNVVMTGKGHYVEVQGTAEGVAFTRAEMDELLRLAEKGIGELIGLQRQALAQ
- a CDS encoding PP2C family protein-serine/threonine phosphatase — protein: MKFSVFQISRKGGREKNEDRMGYCYTRESGLFLLADGMGGHPEGEVAAQLALQTVSALYQKEARPVVADPTEFLSMAVMAAHHQIIRYASEKGMLDTPRTTLVAAVVQGTSATWAHCGDSRLYVVREGELLTRTRDHSYLEQQSAVGVVRLDRINRNILFTCLGSPTKPVFDVTGPVTLQEGDKILLCSDGLWGSLPEAEIVRQLSGQPVSEAVPELVESALRSAGPSSDNVTVIALEWETPDNFESTRGISTDSISDGVFASTIQAGVLDTLVDDLDDAAIERSIAEINEAIRRSAARKS
- a CDS encoding serine/threonine protein kinase; the protein is MSKVKPAPLPPDTVIGGYRVVRKLSAGGFGVVYLAVDNEGQQVAVKEYLPASLATRAPGELLPQVQPEKLSLYRLGLKSFFEEGRSLAQISHASVVSVLNFFRENETVYMVMNYLEGATLQDFIITARELKKQKVFRESTIRSLFDEILRGLRIVHQHKMLHLDIKPANIFITDDNKAVMIDFGAAREVLSKEGNFIRPMYTPGFAAPEMYRRDSSMGPWTDIYAIGACIYACMQGYPPNDAPQRLEKDRLALALSRLRGVYSDNLIEVVEWCMSLDPLSRPQSVFALQKELSREGERRYTKLSVGEKMRLQFDNMVSDTKKTVKRVAATGFGGRAK
- a CDS encoding YicC/YloC family endoribonuclease, with product MPVYSMTGYASAQHSAAPPATSRLGLEIRSVNSRFLDLTFRLSEELRPFEPQLREMIAARLKRGKVEVRAGVESATGEAVREPSARLLQRLSSLQDTVRAWLPEAKALSVADVLRMSTTDGGNGVDWGEALLQLAGATLGELTAAREREGARLAAMLLGHLAQLRELARQARPMVPQLVEQQRARFLERWKEAMALAEGAAIPEAAQDRALSEATAFAIRIDVAEELTRLASHIDEIERLVGKGGEIGKRLDFLIQELHREANTLGSKSAALELTRISVDMKVLIEQMREQVQNVE
- a CDS encoding universal stress protein; the encoded protein is MSSPLKQLLVHFDDSPAALKRLDVARRLAAAQGGLVTALYAVTPTLMDVPFAAEAGAAAVAALRDIDCQRQQRARAGFELALDESPGVRAHWAEATAYPVAAALAAQAFYADLLVLGQPDPKLPDTRGLVESVLNASGKPALVVPHAETPQAVGETIAIAWKPAREAARALAAAVPLLQRAREVHVMSWGPQEDDGVRGSHLNLDGYLHERGIQPQWHREPAEPDFIGELLLSRAFDLGADLLVMGCYGHSRAREWVLGGASRTVLRSMTIPVLMAH
- the gmk gene encoding guanylate kinase is translated as MDYPGNLFVVAAPSGAGKSSLVKALLELDSRVQPSVSHTTRAPRGQEKHGREYFFVSPQEFDAMVQADGFVEWAHVHGHRYGTSKKMIEERIAQGADVILEIDFQGALQVRRVFANAVLIFILPPSWEELRSRLERRGEDAPEVIELRLRNAAEEMSQAREFDFVIINELFERALFDLKAIVHAQRLKFPAQRRARADTFKALNIT
- the rpoZ gene encoding DNA-directed RNA polymerase subunit omega, with amino-acid sequence MARITVEDCLEKIPNRFQLVLAATYRARMLSQGHAPKIESKNKPGVTALREIADGKVGLEMLKKVPG
- a CDS encoding DUF937 domain-containing protein, with product MPSILESLSDSFGPGVVDDIGKALSADPSAVTKGLGVVGPLLMSGMAKQAAAPGGAESLMKLLPEGTGGLLGSLGGLLGGLTGGAAGGQASPASALLGPGVNAIGGALSRSLGFNVTPLLGMAAPALLGLVSQAVQSKKLDAGGLASMLGQESSAFASNPANKETLALVSSAVASGDKATATIASYGDSWKHVAAGPAAALFMVSTSDLSGPVGSVKEVQAAGKVLLDAAGKADPASVLSAAFGGGLTTDMASQVKALAPTKDKLIDIIKAGAAAVAAKSPAELQAYKSTILQVAQASAEASKEGGFLGIGGTLVSKDEQAALDTIKAALGGTPQL